Proteins from one Rhizoctonia solani chromosome 5, complete sequence genomic window:
- a CDS encoding Transposon Ty3-I Gag-Pol polyprotein, with protein MIAQANKHRRPADITQGDLVYLSTKNLRLPKKISQKLARKYIGPVRVTKEIVKGTTYELELPNDLKDRGIHPVFHASLLRIHVPNDDNRFPARAGNPTVSLTDAPKEWAVRAILQHAGKGKETRYEVLWANQSRTWEDYRDIKHLVALDEYLELQGVDSVLNLPWTAEYGIEEQEFGNELKENDIKTTESEVQVNSIAFNNILDDIIHCRNMSRTNTSVKRQSVYSFTAGELVDCGVYRANLFRVSHGSLDTAGSEPPKYQEFRSMLHTIREQGSNTITPSNPAVEMLTTSMNELAIALGQAKQVAQQKGVPANETTQRYPVRPRHQGRPIQRAYIQARPPINAPKGPKAHRNPLIDRIGARVSPYERHRTRGGARRREWREKWRNEKAKEQGKENRDTKGDGEEKQTDAYRKSTEETSGPSSGHGNNKVDGGVTGTVPDIPERENYTCPIYANKTKEVINDEDWDWDRFANSEAD; from the exons ATGATAGCCCAGGCGAACAAACATCGACGCCCGGCGGATATAActcaaggagacttagtaTATCTATCAACGAAGAATCTAAGGCTCCCAAAAAAGATATCACAAAAGCTGGCAAGGAAATACATCGGACCAGTAAGAGTGACGAAAGAAATAGTAAAAGGAACAACATACGAGTTAGAACTACCGAATGATCTAAAAGATAGGGGCATACACCCCGTGTTCCACGCGTCGCTGCTGCGCATTCACGTACCGAATGATGATAACAGGTTCCCTGCAAGGGCGGGAAACCCAACAGTATCCTTAACGGATGCACCTAAAGAATGGGCAGTACGAGCAATACTGCAGCACgcaggaaaaggaaaagaaaccCGATATGAAGTGCTGTGGGCAAACCAAAGCAGAACTTGGGAAGATTATCGCGACATCAAGCATTTAGTCGCGTTAGACGAATACCTCGAACTGCAAGGGGTCGATAGCGTCCTAAACTTACCATGGACAGCTGAATACGGAATAGAGGAACAGGAGTTTGGAAATGAGCTCAAGGAGAATGATATAAAAACAACTGAAAGCGAGGTACAAGTCAACAGCATCGCATTCAATAACATACTAGATGATATCATACACTGTCGCAATATGTCTCGTACCAATACCTCCGTCAAACGACAAAGCGTTTACTCGTTCACTGCCGGCGAGCTTGTCGATTGCGGCGTATATCGCGCCAACCTATTTCGTGTCAGCCATGGATCCCTGGATACTGCGGGCAGCGAACCGCCAAAGTACCAGGAGTTTAGATCAATGCTACACACAATTCGGGAACAGGGGAGTAACACAATTACACCATCAAACCCCGCAGTCGAGATGCTTACAACGTCGATGAACGAGCTAGCAATAGCGTTAGGGCAAGCGAAGCAAGTCGCTCAACAGAAAGGGGTGCCGGCGAATGAAACAACTCAGAGATACCCAGTCCGTCCCCGGCACCAAGGGCGACCAATACaacgcgcatatatacaagcGCGCCCACCTATCAACGCTCCTAAGGGGCCAAAAGCCCACAGGAACCCCCTCATCGATAGAATCG GGGCGCGCGTCAGCCCGTACGAAAGGCACAGGACGCGGGGAGGAGCTAGGAGGAGAGAATGGAGAGAAAAGTGGAGGAATGAGAAAGCAAAGGAACAAGGAAAGGAGAATAGAGACACGAAAGGAGACGGAGAGGAGAAACAGACCGATGCTTACAGAAAAAGCACTGAAGAAACTTCAGGTCCAAGTAGTGGACATGGTAATAACAAGGTAGATGGAGGGGTTACCGGCACCGTTCCCGACATTCCCGAAAGGGAGAACTATACTTGTCCCATATATGCCAACAAAACCAAAGAAGTCATCAACGACGAAGACTGGGACTGGGACCGATTTGCTAACTCAGAAGCCGATTGA